The following coding sequences lie in one Bacteroidota bacterium genomic window:
- a CDS encoding S8 family serine peptidase — protein MRKIFTLILMLAMLGLEAQIAPNTYYVQFTDKAGSPYSIDNPGAFLTPRAIQRRIRQNIPISENDLPVNPQYLSGVAATGATILFPTKWLNGVTIQTSSQSVLNAIAALPYVLSIKMLTEEPMKHELKKKLFDEGVEIMDAAQPALPKSGSGLYDYGTGFNQINQINGIPLHANGFRGEGMVIALLDGGFTGVDTHIAFDSIRNNGQILGTKDFTLPGGNVYSESTHGTAVLSTIASNRPGQLIGTAPKASFWLLKSEYVFSEHLIEEYNWVSAAEFADSVGVDIINSSLGYIDFDWPQWNHDYTHMNGQTAIVTIGADIAASKGILVVNSAGNSGSNSSFPYIGAPADGFNVFSIGAVNASGQRASFSSIGPTYDGRIKPDVMAQGQGTALAGSNNNFTFGNGTSFSSPIIAGMSACLWQMKPNFTNLQIKQAIMQSGSTASNPSYTFGYGIPDFVAAADWLTSIDTGLHEARLMLVYPNPFSHNLQIRLFELRPLNIVLTDLYGRRILSMTITDVNKDQLTSRLAQLKAGTYLLQASGPDGHQQIRLIKTR, from the coding sequence ATGCGGAAGATATTCACCTTAATTCTGATGCTGGCCATGCTTGGCCTGGAAGCCCAGATTGCACCCAACACTTATTATGTACAATTTACCGACAAAGCCGGCTCTCCATACAGCATCGACAATCCGGGGGCATTTCTCACACCACGGGCCATTCAGCGCAGAATCAGGCAGAATATCCCCATTTCGGAGAACGACCTGCCGGTCAACCCGCAGTACCTGAGCGGTGTTGCCGCCACGGGTGCCACCATCCTTTTCCCAACCAAATGGCTCAATGGGGTCACGATTCAAACCTCGAGCCAGTCTGTGCTGAATGCCATCGCTGCGCTGCCCTACGTGTTGAGCATCAAGATGTTGACAGAGGAACCTATGAAGCATGAGCTCAAAAAGAAGCTTTTTGACGAAGGCGTCGAAATTATGGACGCTGCACAACCTGCTTTGCCAAAAAGTGGCTCAGGACTCTATGACTATGGTACAGGTTTTAATCAGATCAACCAGATCAATGGCATTCCGTTGCATGCCAACGGGTTTCGTGGCGAAGGCATGGTCATCGCCCTGCTCGACGGTGGATTCACCGGGGTGGATACCCACATTGCCTTCGACAGCATCCGCAACAACGGTCAGATTCTCGGTACAAAAGACTTTACCCTCCCCGGCGGAAATGTGTATTCCGAGAGCACGCACGGAACAGCGGTATTGAGCACCATTGCGTCAAACAGACCTGGCCAGCTCATTGGCACTGCTCCCAAAGCATCGTTCTGGCTGCTCAAGTCAGAATATGTTTTCAGCGAGCACCTGATCGAAGAATACAATTGGGTTTCAGCGGCTGAGTTTGCCGACAGTGTGGGGGTGGACATCATCAATTCGTCGCTTGGCTATATTGATTTCGACTGGCCGCAGTGGAACCACGACTACACCCATATGAACGGACAGACAGCCATCGTTACCATCGGGGCCGACATTGCTGCTTCCAAAGGAATTCTGGTGGTGAACAGTGCCGGCAACTCCGGCAGCAACAGCAGCTTCCCATACATAGGTGCGCCAGCCGACGGTTTCAATGTGTTTTCAATAGGTGCGGTGAATGCATCCGGTCAGCGCGCTTCGTTCAGCAGCATCGGGCCTACTTACGACGGTCGCATCAAACCCGATGTGATGGCACAAGGGCAGGGTACCGCCCTGGCCGGATCGAACAACAACTTCACCTTTGGCAACGGCACATCGTTCTCCTCGCCAATCATTGCGGGCATGTCGGCCTGCCTCTGGCAGATGAAACCAAATTTCACCAACCTTCAGATCAAACAAGCCATTATGCAAAGCGGGAGCACTGCCTCCAATCCTTCCTATACCTTTGGCTATGGCATCCCCGATTTTGTGGCAGCCGCCGACTGGCTTACTTCCATCGACACCGGCCTGCACGAAGCAAGGCTCATGCTTGTCTATCCCAACCCGTTCAGCCACAATCTGCAGATCCGCCTTTTCGAACTGCGCCCGCTCAACATTGTGCTAACCGACCTGTACGGCCGCCGGATACTTTCGATGACCATCACTGACGTGAACAAAGACCAACTCACCTCGCGGCTTGCACAACTGAAGGCTGGCACCTACCTCCTCCAGGCCTCCGGTCCTGATGGCCACCAGCAGATCAGGCTGATCAAAACACGTTAG